A region from the Thermoplasmatales archaeon genome encodes:
- a CDS encoding PIN domain protein has product MILFDTSAIIDFLKGGPKTKSIVEETERNRENIYTTVISQYELLTPVYHRGLKSEERNIRAFLRRSVVYPLDQKAAEESSRIMGGLFKLGLPVNALDTLIAGIAVATGTDKIATLDGDFVQIAKITNLEIIII; this is encoded by the coding sequence ATGATTCTCTTTGATACTTCAGCCATAATAGATTTTTTAAAGGGCGGACCGAAAACCAAATCCATTGTGGAGGAAACTGAAAGAAACAGGGAGAACATATATACTACGGTTATTTCCCAGTATGAACTACTTACTCCCGTATATCACAGGGGATTAAAGTCTGAAGAAAGAAATATTAGAGCGTTTCTCAGACGATCTGTTGTCTACCCGCTTGATCAGAAAGCTGCAGAAGAGTCATCCCGTATAATGGGAGGATTGTTTAAGCTGGGTCTCCCGGTTAATGCACTTGATACTCTGATAGCTGGCATTGCCGTCGCAACAGGAACTGATAAAATAGCCACATTAGACGGGGATTTTGTGCAGATTGCAAAGATAACGAATCTAGAGATAATTATCATTTGA